The Oryzias melastigma strain HK-1 linkage group LG3, ASM292280v2, whole genome shotgun sequence genome contains a region encoding:
- the LOC118597960 gene encoding NTPase KAP family P-loop domain-containing protein 1-like: MDDNAIFMKRVISSTSVSVRIMKRLDRELPNPKNIGAWLVLANQWPCRLSWIIQIIEDKNQTAGAGTPTDKSIQLWNVFNECRDELYAMRSQITDLLEQDGDPEMFEKMLGEKEFGFTIGNLEIIQSVLVNLDQSIKRELAQIRSTTRLKNSGWKSSPQLPLERTSNMTKEKICEEMKKLNFDEKYAEIVRSNNINGSALVFGDVQDLKALLGMNFGEWSAFKMHFLGVSTQK, from the exons ATGGATGACAATGCTATCTTCATGAAGAGAGTTATCAGCTCTACTTCGGTGTCCGTGCGTATCATGAAAAGATTAGATAGAGAGCTGCCCAACCCCAAGAACATTGGAGCATGGCTGGTCTTAGCCAACCAGTGGCCCTGTCGACTCAGCTGGATCATTCAGATCATAGAAGACAAAAATCAAACTGCTGGTGCAGGCACGCCCACAGATAAGTCCATTCAGTTATGGAATGTCTTCAATGAGTGCAGGGACGAGCTGTACGCAATGAGATCCCAGATTACAGATCTCCTTGAGCAGGATGGAGATCCAGAAATGTTTGAGAAAATGCTTGGCGAGAAAGAGTTTGGATTCACCATTGGGAACTTGGAGATAATTCAATCGGTATTAGTGAATCTAGATCAGTCAATTAAGAGGGAGCTGGCTCAGATCAGAAGCACAACCCGTCTGAAAAATTCTGGTTGGAAGAGCAGCCCCCAACTGCCGTTAGAAAGAACCAGCAACATGACcaaagagaaaatatgtgaagaG atgaaaaaattgaattttgacGAGAAGTACGCAGAGATTGTGAGAAGCAACAACATCAACGGCTCTGCATTGGTCTTTGGCGACGTTCAAGACCTTAAAGCCCTTCTGGGTATGAACTTTGGAGAATGGTCAGCCTTTAAGATGCACTTCCTGGGAGTTTCCACGCAGAAATAA